One genomic region from Streptomyces sp. NBC_00582 encodes:
- a CDS encoding ABC transporter permease yields the protein MSATTDVAEPPVTTAEAPAGADRRGLDLGRFRDLSLIPAILVLGVIGFIVSPAFLTADNLIGVAQQSTELSLLVLATTLILVAGRMDLSLESTIGVAPVIAVWLVLPTSGGRFNGLGLLPEWTAVPLCLAVGAVIGVVNGFLILKLRLNGFIVTLGALTMLRGLQVALSEGQSIVDLPSSFTYLGRASWLGVPAAIWICAALFALGAGALTWLRHGRALYAIGGNAEAARTAGIRVDRIVWIVLVLGSLLAAFAGILYTGHYGSISATQGSGWIFQVFAATVIGGVSLNGGKGSVFGALTGVLTLQLVVNVMTLAGVPPLWNQFLNGVIIIVALIISRFASGEKQE from the coding sequence ATGTCCGCCACCACAGACGTCGCCGAACCCCCCGTGACCACAGCGGAGGCTCCGGCCGGCGCAGACCGTCGCGGCCTCGACCTGGGCCGCTTCCGTGACCTGTCGCTGATCCCGGCCATCCTCGTCCTCGGCGTGATCGGCTTCATCGTCTCGCCGGCCTTTCTCACCGCCGACAACCTCATCGGCGTGGCTCAGCAGTCCACCGAGCTGAGCCTGCTCGTCCTCGCGACGACCCTGATCCTCGTCGCCGGACGGATGGACCTGTCACTGGAGTCCACCATCGGCGTGGCCCCGGTCATCGCCGTGTGGCTCGTCCTGCCCACCAGCGGCGGCCGGTTCAACGGCCTCGGCCTGTTGCCCGAGTGGACGGCCGTCCCCCTCTGCCTGGCCGTCGGCGCGGTGATCGGCGTCGTGAACGGCTTCCTCATCCTCAAGCTGCGGCTCAACGGCTTCATCGTCACCCTCGGCGCCCTCACCATGCTGCGCGGTCTGCAGGTCGCCCTCTCCGAGGGCCAGTCCATCGTCGATCTCCCCTCCTCCTTCACCTACCTCGGCCGGGCGTCCTGGCTGGGCGTGCCGGCGGCCATCTGGATCTGTGCGGCACTGTTCGCACTCGGCGCGGGAGCGCTGACCTGGCTGCGCCACGGCCGTGCGCTGTACGCGATCGGCGGCAACGCCGAGGCCGCCCGCACCGCGGGTATACGTGTCGACCGCATCGTCTGGATCGTCCTGGTCCTCGGCAGCCTGCTCGCCGCGTTCGCCGGCATCCTCTACACCGGCCACTACGGCTCCATCTCCGCCACCCAGGGCAGCGGATGGATCTTCCAGGTGTTCGCCGCGACCGTCATCGGCGGCGTCAGCCTCAACGGCGGCAAGGGCTCCGTCTTCGGCGCGCTCACGGGTGTACTGACACTCCAGCTGGTCGTCAACGTGATGACCCTGGCCGGTGTGCCCCCGCTGTGGAACCAGTTCCTCAACGGCGTGATCATCATCGTCGCCCTGATCATCTCCCGCTTCGCCTCCGGCGAGAAGCAGGAGTAG